The Burkholderia ambifaria AMMD genome has a segment encoding these proteins:
- a CDS encoding cupin domain-containing protein produces the protein MVSPTENSRSADAAALGSKIRALRQRLKRTLDDTATAAGISKPFLSQVERGLASPSLTSLAGIAQALGVTVQYFVDTPSEERSVCRGEQLRFFGFADSANLFARLTNVSEGRQLEAILVRLPPGQKRSEVTTHAGEEFLYVIEGEVSLTLEGKTFVLQAGDSSHYQSTVPHSWVNTAKIESVVVWVGTPRLF, from the coding sequence ATGGTTTCCCCCACTGAAAACTCGCGATCGGCAGACGCTGCCGCTCTGGGCAGCAAGATTCGCGCGTTGCGCCAACGACTCAAGCGCACGCTCGACGACACCGCTACCGCCGCGGGTATTTCGAAGCCGTTTCTGTCTCAAGTCGAGCGCGGGCTCGCGTCGCCGTCGCTGACGTCGCTGGCCGGTATCGCACAGGCGCTCGGCGTGACGGTGCAGTACTTCGTGGACACACCGAGCGAGGAACGCTCGGTCTGCAGAGGCGAGCAGTTGCGCTTCTTCGGATTCGCCGATTCGGCGAATTTGTTCGCGAGGCTGACGAACGTGTCCGAAGGGCGTCAGCTCGAGGCGATCCTCGTGCGGTTGCCGCCGGGGCAGAAGCGGTCGGAAGTAACGACGCATGCAGGAGAGGAATTCCTGTATGTGATTGAAGGGGAAGTGTCGCTGACGCTGGAAGGCAAGACGTTCGTCCTGCAGGCCGGCGACAGTTCGCACTACCAGTCGACGGTCCCGCACAGCTGGGTCAACACCGCGAAGATCGAGTCGGTGGTGGTCTGGGTCGGTACACCGAGGCTGTTCTAA
- a CDS encoding peptide MFS transporter, giving the protein MMHAPVSQTRSFTTVFLIEMWERFGYYGMAALLVLFMVDRLGFTDSHANLTWGAFTALVYASPSIGGWIGDKVLGARRTMIIGAAVLCAGYLMLAVPNDALAYMYASLGVIVVGNGLFKANAANLVRRIYEGDDARIDSAFTIYYMAVNIGSTVSMLATPWIKDHWGWHTAFAVCCGGMLLAILNFMLMHRTLAHIGSQPDDEPIRWKRLGGVAAGGVALALITLYVLQHKQLAVASVWTAAFAILAIFAYMIAKSERSERAGLIAALVLIGQVILFFIFYVQMSTSLTLFALRNVDPRFILFGTTLFTWSAAQFQALNPIWIMMLSPLLVWIYNAFSKSGRDLPVAAKYAFGFGAVAAGYLVFTISGRYAVDGRVSSWFMVWGYGLYSLGELLVSGLGLAMIARYVPARMSGFMMGAYFVATGVSQYLGSVVANFAQMPSHDLPATESLPLYLSLFEKLGWLAAIGMLLALLLLPMMNRLSRQHQRCADERREEEAVQAQAMASAQ; this is encoded by the coding sequence ATGATGCACGCACCTGTTTCCCAAACCCGATCGTTTACGACGGTCTTCCTCATCGAAATGTGGGAGCGCTTCGGCTACTACGGCATGGCCGCGCTTCTGGTCCTCTTCATGGTCGACCGGCTCGGTTTCACCGACAGCCATGCGAACCTGACCTGGGGCGCGTTTACCGCGCTCGTCTACGCGTCGCCGTCGATCGGCGGCTGGATCGGCGACAAGGTGCTCGGCGCCCGTCGCACGATGATCATCGGCGCGGCCGTGCTGTGCGCCGGCTACCTGATGCTGGCGGTGCCGAACGACGCGCTGGCGTACATGTACGCATCGCTCGGCGTGATCGTCGTCGGCAACGGCCTGTTCAAGGCCAACGCGGCGAACCTCGTGCGCCGCATCTACGAAGGCGACGATGCGCGCATCGACAGCGCGTTCACGATCTACTACATGGCGGTCAACATCGGCTCGACCGTGTCGATGCTCGCGACGCCGTGGATCAAGGATCACTGGGGCTGGCACACCGCGTTCGCGGTCTGCTGCGGCGGCATGCTGCTCGCGATCCTGAACTTCATGCTGATGCACCGCACGCTCGCGCACATCGGCTCGCAGCCCGACGACGAACCGATCCGCTGGAAGCGCCTCGGCGGCGTGGCGGCAGGCGGCGTCGCGCTCGCGCTGATCACGCTGTACGTGCTGCAGCACAAGCAGCTCGCGGTCGCGAGCGTGTGGACGGCCGCGTTCGCGATCCTGGCGATCTTCGCGTACATGATCGCGAAGTCGGAGCGTTCGGAGCGGGCGGGCCTGATCGCGGCGCTGGTGCTGATCGGCCAGGTGATCCTGTTCTTCATCTTCTACGTGCAGATGTCGACGTCGCTGACGCTGTTCGCGCTGCGCAACGTCGATCCGCGCTTCATCCTGTTCGGCACGACGCTGTTCACGTGGAGCGCCGCGCAATTCCAGGCACTGAACCCGATCTGGATCATGATGCTGAGCCCGCTGCTCGTGTGGATCTACAACGCGTTCTCGAAGAGCGGCCGTGACCTGCCGGTCGCGGCGAAGTACGCATTCGGCTTCGGCGCGGTGGCGGCCGGCTACCTGGTGTTCACGATCAGCGGCCGCTACGCGGTGGACGGCCGCGTGTCGTCGTGGTTCATGGTGTGGGGCTACGGCCTCTACTCGCTCGGCGAACTGCTGGTGAGCGGCCTCGGCCTCGCGATGATCGCCCGCTACGTGCCGGCGCGCATGAGCGGCTTCATGATGGGCGCGTATTTCGTCGCGACGGGTGTGTCGCAGTATCTGGGCAGCGTCGTCGCGAACTTCGCGCAGATGCCGTCGCACGACCTGCCGGCCACCGAATCGCTGCCGCTCTATCTTTCGCTGTTCGAGAAGCTCGGCTGGCTCGCCGCGATCGGCATGCTGCTGGCGCTGCTGCTGCTGCCGATGATGAACCGCCTGTCGCGCCAGCATCAGCGCTGCGCGGACGAGCGCCGCGAGGAAGAAGCGGTGCAGGCGCAGGCGATGGCCTCGGCTCAGTAA
- a CDS encoding OpgC domain-containing protein, translated as MSLSMPPVAAAAPARGGRLIEVDFFRGIVLLMIVVDHISASVLSRVTLHAFALCDAAEVFVFLGGFATASAYGAIADQHGARAAQRRFVHRAMQIYRAFLATSTLMLVVSAVLDHYGIDAPNLALDDVSVMLASPLTGAAELLTFQRQPYLASVLPMYVLFALASPVVVPFARRHPWLLVAFGAASWLAAGWLGPELLDTDAFRWSFNPFAWQLMFVGGVLARSQPFYRHVALGRWSAAATGVACAIVLGCASYKLFSGLPVPEGVLKRDLALPRIVSFVALAWLMADCVRYGWIARIAHAVQPVVAVGRRGLICFVAGAAISLVIDSLLHPVANGAELRHIGVGLAADACAVGLMMAVAGSGSWFARWRGAAA; from the coding sequence ATGTCGCTGAGCATGCCGCCCGTCGCCGCGGCTGCGCCGGCGCGCGGCGGCCGCCTGATCGAAGTCGATTTCTTCCGCGGGATCGTGCTGCTGATGATCGTCGTCGATCACATCAGTGCGAGCGTGCTGTCGCGCGTGACGCTCCACGCGTTCGCGCTGTGCGACGCGGCCGAGGTGTTCGTCTTTCTCGGCGGCTTCGCGACCGCGAGCGCCTACGGCGCGATCGCCGACCAGCACGGCGCGCGCGCCGCGCAGCGGCGGTTCGTGCACCGCGCGATGCAGATCTATCGCGCGTTTCTCGCGACGTCGACGCTGATGCTCGTCGTGTCCGCCGTGCTCGACCATTACGGGATCGACGCGCCGAACCTCGCGCTCGACGACGTCAGCGTGATGCTCGCGTCGCCGCTCACGGGCGCGGCCGAGCTGCTCACGTTCCAGCGCCAGCCGTATCTCGCGTCGGTGCTGCCGATGTACGTGCTGTTCGCGCTCGCGTCGCCGGTCGTCGTGCCGTTCGCGCGCCGCCACCCGTGGCTGCTCGTCGCGTTCGGCGCGGCGTCGTGGCTCGCGGCCGGCTGGCTCGGCCCCGAACTGCTGGACACCGATGCGTTCCGCTGGAGCTTCAACCCGTTCGCGTGGCAGCTGATGTTCGTCGGCGGCGTGCTCGCGCGCAGCCAGCCGTTCTATCGGCACGTCGCGCTCGGGCGCTGGAGTGCCGCGGCGACCGGCGTCGCGTGTGCGATCGTGCTCGGCTGCGCGAGCTACAAGCTGTTCTCGGGGCTGCCGGTGCCGGAAGGCGTGCTCAAGCGCGATCTCGCGCTGCCGCGCATCGTGAGCTTCGTGGCGCTCGCGTGGCTGATGGCCGACTGCGTGCGCTACGGCTGGATCGCGCGCATTGCGCACGCCGTGCAGCCCGTGGTCGCGGTGGGCCGGCGCGGCCTGATCTGCTTCGTCGCGGGCGCGGCGATCTCGCTCGTCATCGATTCGCTGCTGCATCCGGTCGCGAACGGCGCCGAGCTGCGGCATATCGGCGTGGGGCTCGCGGCCGACGCGTGCGCGGTGGGGCTGATGATGGCGGTGGCCGGATCGGGATCGTGGTTCGCGCGCTGGCGCGGCGCGGCCGCATGA
- the rarD gene encoding EamA family transporter RarD, translating into MTGYPEAGRGIVLSVLASTLFALMSAYAKLLAPLTGLDIFAWRIVWTAPGALALIALRGRWPALVELVRRSVRDWRLLIALPASAALLGLQLWLFLWAPLHGRMLEVSLGYFLLPLTMVLVGRFYYHERLDPLQWAAVAFAALGVAHEVWATRAFAWPTLVVALGYPPYFVLRRRINADSLVAFAVEIVLLCPVALAMVSTSATPVASHPLLWAVLLPGLGVLSTLALASYLKASRMLPMALFGILGYVEPVLLVAVSLLLLGETLSVAQLATYGPIWVAVALTAWHSAMLMRRLPARR; encoded by the coding sequence ATGACGGGGTATCCGGAGGCCGGGCGCGGCATCGTGCTGTCGGTGCTGGCGTCGACGCTGTTCGCGCTGATGTCCGCTTACGCGAAACTGCTCGCGCCGCTCACGGGGCTCGACATCTTCGCGTGGCGCATCGTGTGGACCGCGCCGGGCGCGCTCGCGCTGATCGCGCTGCGTGGCCGCTGGCCCGCGCTCGTCGAGCTGGTCCGACGCAGCGTGCGCGACTGGCGCCTGCTGATCGCGCTGCCGGCGAGCGCGGCGCTGCTCGGCCTGCAGCTGTGGCTGTTCCTGTGGGCGCCGCTGCACGGGCGCATGCTCGAAGTGTCGCTCGGCTATTTCCTGCTGCCGCTGACGATGGTGCTCGTCGGCCGCTTCTACTATCACGAACGGCTCGATCCGCTGCAATGGGCGGCGGTCGCGTTCGCGGCGCTGGGCGTCGCGCACGAGGTGTGGGCGACGCGCGCGTTCGCGTGGCCGACGCTCGTCGTCGCACTCGGCTATCCGCCGTATTTCGTGCTGCGCCGTCGGATCAACGCCGATTCGCTGGTCGCGTTCGCGGTCGAGATCGTGCTGCTGTGTCCGGTCGCGCTCGCGATGGTGTCGACGAGCGCGACGCCGGTCGCCAGCCATCCGCTGCTGTGGGCCGTGCTGCTGCCCGGGCTCGGCGTGCTCAGCACGCTCGCGCTCGCGAGCTACCTGAAGGCGAGCCGGATGCTGCCGATGGCGCTGTTCGGGATCCTCGGCTACGTCGAGCCCGTGCTGCTCGTCGCGGTGTCGCTGCTGCTGCTCGGCGAGACGCTGAGCGTCGCGCAGCTCGCGACGTACGGGCCGATCTGGGTCGCCGTCGCGCTGACCGCGTGGCACAGCGCGATGCTGATGCGGCGCCTGCCCGCGCGTCGCTGA
- a CDS encoding acylphosphatase, protein MSRNELDERIETYYVRVRGVVQGVGFRHATVREAHALKLRGWVANLEDGSVEAMIQGPGAQIDRMLAWLRHGPPAARVTEVTFEERLIERRFDRFQQQ, encoded by the coding sequence ATGAGCCGTAATGAACTGGACGAACGGATCGAGACCTACTACGTGCGGGTGCGCGGCGTCGTGCAGGGCGTCGGCTTCCGGCACGCGACGGTACGCGAGGCGCATGCGCTGAAGCTGCGCGGCTGGGTCGCGAATCTCGAGGACGGCAGCGTCGAGGCGATGATCCAGGGCCCCGGCGCGCAGATCGACCGGATGCTCGCGTGGCTGCGCCACGGGCCACCGGCCGCACGCGTGACCGAGGTCACGTTCGAGGAACGTCTGATCGAAAGGCGCTTCGATCGCTTCCAGCAGCAGTAA
- the hpnA gene encoding hopanoid-associated sugar epimerase, with protein MTDTSRDLVLVTGASGFVGSAVARIAQQKGYAVRVLVRPTSPRTNVADLDAEIVTGDMRDEASMRAALRGVRYLLHVAADYRLWAPDPDEIERANLEGAVATMRAARAEGVERIVYTSSVATLKVTSAGDPSDENRPLTAEQAIGVYKRSKVLAERAVERMIADEGLPAVIVNPSTPIGPRDVKPTPTGRIIVEAALGKIPAFVDTGLNLVHVDDVAHGHFLALERGRIGERYILGGENLPLQQMLADIAQMTGRKAPTIALPRWPLYPLALGAEAVAKFTKKEPFVTVDGLRMSKNKMYFTSAKAERELGYRARPYREGLRDALDWFGSAGYLK; from the coding sequence ATGACTGATACCTCCCGCGATCTCGTTCTCGTCACCGGCGCGTCCGGTTTCGTCGGCTCGGCCGTCGCGCGCATCGCGCAGCAGAAAGGCTATGCGGTGCGCGTGCTGGTGCGCCCGACCAGCCCGCGCACGAACGTCGCGGATCTCGACGCCGAGATCGTCACCGGCGACATGCGCGACGAGGCTTCGATGCGCGCCGCGCTGCGCGGCGTGCGCTACCTGCTGCACGTGGCGGCCGACTACCGGCTGTGGGCGCCGGATCCGGACGAGATCGAGCGCGCGAACCTCGAAGGCGCGGTCGCGACGATGCGCGCGGCGCGTGCCGAAGGCGTCGAGCGGATCGTCTACACGAGCAGCGTCGCGACGCTGAAGGTCACGAGCGCCGGCGATCCGTCCGACGAAAACCGGCCGCTGACCGCCGAGCAGGCGATCGGCGTGTACAAGCGCAGCAAGGTGCTGGCCGAGCGCGCGGTCGAGCGGATGATCGCCGACGAAGGGTTGCCGGCCGTGATCGTCAACCCGTCGACGCCGATCGGCCCGCGCGACGTGAAGCCGACGCCGACCGGCCGCATCATCGTAGAAGCCGCGCTCGGCAAGATTCCCGCGTTCGTCGATACCGGCCTGAACCTGGTGCACGTCGACGATGTCGCGCACGGCCACTTCCTCGCGCTCGAGCGCGGCCGGATCGGCGAGCGCTACATCCTCGGCGGCGAGAACCTGCCGCTGCAGCAGATGCTGGCCGACATCGCGCAGATGACGGGCCGCAAGGCGCCGACCATCGCGCTGCCGCGCTGGCCGCTCTACCCGCTCGCGCTCGGCGCGGAGGCCGTCGCGAAGTTCACGAAGAAGGAGCCGTTCGTGACCGTCGACGGGCTGCGGATGTCGAAGAACAAGATGTATTTCACGTCCGCGAAGGCCGAGCGCGAGCTTGGCTATCGCGCGCGTCCGTACCGCGAAGGGCTGCGCGACGCGCTCGACTGGTTCGGCTCGGCGGGCTACCTGAAATAG